CGCGCCCGCCGCCTATCGCGGCCACCGGATCCATCAGGTCCGCGGCGTCACGCTGCGGTCCTTCCGGGTCGGTGTCCCGCCGACCTCGCTCGAGCCGGTGCTGAAGTCCTTCGCACCCGACGTACTGCATGCGGCGTCCCCGTTCGGGTTGGGCGCTCGTGGCCTCGGCGCAGCCCGCAACCTCGGTATCCCCACTGTGGCGATCTACCAGACCGACATGCCTGGCTATCTCGCGCAGTACGGCGGCCGGCCGGTGGCATCGCTGTCCTGGCGGTGGGTGCGCCACCTGCATTCGCTGGCCGATCTCACCCTCGCCCCGAGCACGGCGACGATCGAGGAGTTGCGGTCACGCGGCGTACCCCGGGTGGCCGCCTGGGGACGAGGGGTCGACTCCGACCTGTTCCACCCTGCCCTTCGCTCCCACCCGGACGTGGTTGCCCTGCGGGAATGCCTTGCGCCGCAAGGCCAGACCATCGTCGGGTACGTCGGTCGGCTGGCTCCCGAGAAGGAAGTGCACCGCCTCGAGGTGCTGGCTGCCGACCCGTCGGTGTCGCTGGTCATCGTCGGCGACGGGCCCAGCCGGGCTCGGTTGGAGCGGTTGCTGCCCCAGGCGCATTTCCTGGGCTACCGCACCGGGGCGGACCTGGCGCAGGCGTACGCCGCGCTGGACGTCTTCGTGCACACCGGCACCAAGGAGACGTTCGGGCAGACGCTGCAGGAGGCGATGGCGTCGGGTCTGCCAGTGGTCGCCCCCGCCGTGGGTGGACCACTCGACGTACTGCAGGCAGGTCACACCGGTTGCTTCTACGACCCGGGGTCACCGGATGATCTGCAACGGGTGGTCATGGACCTGGCCGGTGATCCCAGCTATCGCGATGCGCTGGGATCCGCTGCGCGGCAGGTGGCCGAGCGACGCAGCTGGTCGCGGACCGTCGACCAACTGCTGGCCTACTACGAGCACGTCCAGGCTCCCCGGTTCGCGGTCGCCGCCTGACGCGCCTTTCATACCGGCGGAAATCGCCACTCCGGCGGTCGCAACCGGCCGAGGCGACCGGGATAGTGAGGATTTCCGCCGGTGTGATGCGAGTTCAGCTGGCCAGGTGCAGCCCCTGGGCCACCGCATGCATGATCTGCTCCTGCACGACCAGCCACTGCTCGGTCACCTGCTTGTAGCTGACCCGGATCACGTAATAGCCCAGCAGCATCAGCCGCCGGTCGTGCTCGATGTCGGCGTCGCGCTGGGCGCCGACGTGATGGCCGCCGTCGATCTGGAGCACAAGTCGATCGCCGATCAGGAAGTCCACCGGGCGGCCTTCGAGGTGGGCCTGGGCCATGATCGGCAGTCGGAGGAACCGGAGCCGCCAGCGGACCAGCGTTTCCAGGCCGGAATCCGAGAACGGGGTCAACGCATCGAGCAGGGCGCGGGCGGTCGGTCGCAACCGCAGCCGAGCCATCGCCGGCTTGTTGACCAGGTGTTTGTTCGCGGCCGCCTCCCAGATCACCAGGGCCCGCTCGAAAGGTTG
The window above is part of the Branchiibius hedensis genome. Proteins encoded here:
- a CDS encoding glycosyltransferase family 4 protein — protein: MKVAIVTESFLPTLNGVTTSVCRILDEFSRLGHQAVVIAPRPAPAAYRGHRIHQVRGVTLRSFRVGVPPTSLEPVLKSFAPDVLHAASPFGLGARGLGAARNLGIPTVAIYQTDMPGYLAQYGGRPVASLSWRWVRHLHSLADLTLAPSTATIEELRSRGVPRVAAWGRGVDSDLFHPALRSHPDVVALRECLAPQGQTIVGYVGRLAPEKEVHRLEVLAADPSVSLVIVGDGPSRARLERLLPQAHFLGYRTGADLAQAYAALDVFVHTGTKETFGQTLQEAMASGLPVVAPAVGGPLDVLQAGHTGCFYDPGSPDDLQRVVMDLAGDPSYRDALGSAARQVAERRSWSRTVDQLLAYYEHVQAPRFAVAA
- a CDS encoding type IV toxin-antitoxin system AbiEi family antitoxin domain-containing protein, with the translated sequence MHADTLKIRGLVHLPEVVPVRVLTAAGLSRHAINRAIASGDLVRVCRGWVARPGADPHLMTAAITGTVLSCVTQAARLGLWDFGDPLLHLAAREGSGSVVRDRALVHWARPPVPRHPDQLVDSIENVLAAVADCQPFERALVIWEAAANKHLVNKPAMARLRLRPTARALLDALTPFSDSGLETLVRWRLRFLRLPIMAQAHLEGRPVDFLIGDRLVLQIDGGHHVGAQRDADIEHDRRLMLLGYYVIRVSYKQVTEQWLVVQEQIMHAVAQGLHLAS